In a single window of the Candidatus Krumholzibacteriia bacterium genome:
- a CDS encoding zf-HC2 domain-containing protein, translated as MNHKQFESLLVDYALELLEPGHRLSLEEHLAGCAECREMLAFVVDLKEQIDRYGETLISGHPPSEELVDFALGDLACTPQRSAELNLHLKACEHCREDSERVRRAIAKQNRMSRPGRLRSWTHVAVLGAILLFAWMALYFGSDIKTVAVLDLPPEVEARSGEIPLLALSSSDEELPVAVDYDPRSGGGDRSLLVSVVSLPDLKQIWSKPALASELWSAGESKSRFDIPPSTLTSGSYEIRILDEASKETLFSSRFQLSYGGKGKETGGFSKALADGGAVLVGVTESFGEGEQEGLAIRTNSEGETLWSLTFGSKGWDGIADVAVCQDGGFALTGWAGSAFAKLWFLKLDEEGSIVAENRFGTERGWDNGRKIIETRDGGFLLTGYTCSYGPGPYAAMLVRVNEQGDCIWQKTFGGEGNEVGIDLLESRDGGYYLLSSTTSKGAGLMDCWLLRLDESGEVLWDRTIGSEGKDYPRRLLEAPDGQLLLVGNTEPVETFSEYAWISKLSTDGEEIWKRDYPLGEFAQFVDACYSSEGGLFVAGVIAESRASETDYWLLSLASDGTVLWDRRFGGPKEEVLSSLNETVDGGFLLSGTTRSWGSGETDLWLVKTDPEGHWDPDGCPGIEGPACWQGVYAMEE; from the coding sequence ATGAATCATAAACAGTTTGAATCGCTCCTGGTGGACTATGCTCTGGAGCTTCTGGAGCCCGGGCATCGCCTGTCCCTCGAGGAGCATCTTGCCGGATGCGCCGAATGCCGGGAGATGCTGGCCTTTGTGGTGGACCTCAAGGAGCAGATCGACCGCTATGGAGAAACCCTGATTTCGGGACACCCTCCGAGCGAAGAGCTGGTGGACTTTGCTCTTGGCGACCTTGCCTGCACTCCCCAGCGAAGTGCTGAACTCAATCTGCATCTGAAGGCCTGCGAGCACTGCCGAGAAGATTCCGAGCGTGTTCGTCGGGCCATTGCAAAACAGAACCGGATGAGCCGACCCGGCAGGCTTCGCAGTTGGACACATGTAGCGGTTCTTGGAGCCATTCTGCTTTTCGCCTGGATGGCTCTGTATTTCGGGAGCGATATCAAGACCGTGGCCGTCCTCGATCTACCTCCGGAGGTGGAAGCTCGCAGTGGAGAGATTCCGCTCCTTGCCCTGAGTTCGAGCGATGAGGAACTGCCCGTTGCCGTGGATTATGATCCCCGTTCCGGGGGCGGCGATCGCTCGCTTCTCGTATCCGTGGTCAGTCTTCCCGACCTGAAACAAATCTGGAGTAAGCCCGCCCTTGCCTCGGAGCTTTGGAGCGCGGGCGAAAGCAAAAGCCGTTTCGATATTCCGCCATCAACCCTGACATCGGGCTCCTATGAGATTCGAATTCTTGATGAGGCCAGCAAGGAAACCCTCTTTTCCTCCCGCTTCCAGCTTTCCTATGGAGGGAAGGGCAAGGAAACGGGAGGGTTCAGCAAGGCCTTGGCCGACGGGGGCGCGGTTCTGGTTGGTGTGACCGAGTCTTTCGGGGAGGGCGAGCAGGAAGGCCTGGCCATTCGCACGAATTCTGAAGGAGAGACCCTCTGGAGCCTTACTTTCGGCAGCAAAGGCTGGGATGGCATTGCTGATGTGGCCGTTTGTCAGGACGGGGGCTTTGCCTTGACCGGATGGGCGGGCTCTGCCTTCGCGAAACTCTGGTTCCTGAAGCTGGACGAGGAGGGGAGCATTGTTGCGGAAAACCGCTTTGGCACCGAACGGGGCTGGGACAATGGTCGCAAGATCATCGAGACCCGGGATGGGGGCTTCCTCCTGACAGGCTACACCTGCTCTTATGGTCCGGGGCCCTATGCCGCCATGCTGGTGCGGGTCAATGAGCAGGGCGATTGCATCTGGCAGAAGACCTTCGGGGGAGAAGGAAACGAGGTAGGCATCGATCTTCTGGAGTCCCGGGACGGGGGCTATTACCTGCTTTCCTCCACGACTTCCAAGGGCGCAGGGCTCATGGACTGCTGGCTCCTTCGCCTGGACGAGTCCGGCGAAGTCCTTTGGGATCGTACCATTGGAAGCGAGGGCAAGGACTACCCGCGCAGGCTTCTGGAAGCTCCCGATGGGCAACTGCTTCTGGTCGGCAACACTGAGCCGGTGGAAACTTTCAGCGAGTATGCCTGGATCAGTAAGCTGTCGACAGATGGTGAAGAAATCTGGAAGCGCGATTATCCGCTCGGTGAGTTCGCCCAGTTCGTGGATGCCTGTTATAGCTCCGAGGGCGGGCTATTCGTGGCCGGTGTTATTGCCGAGTCACGGGCTTCGGAGACGGACTACTGGCTCCTGAGTCTTGCCAGCGATGGCACGGTTCTCTGGGATCGCCGCTTTGGAGGGCCGAAAGAAGAGGTTCTGTCCTCTTTGAACGAGACCGTGGATGGAGGATTTCTCCTGAGCGGCACGACCCGCTCCTGGGGCTCTGGCGAGACGGATCTCTGGCTCGTCAAGACCGACCCGGAGGGACACTGGGATCCCGATGGTTGTCCCGGGATTGAGGGGCCGGCCTGCTGGCAGGGGGTTTATGCGATGGAGGAGTAG
- a CDS encoding sigma-70 family RNA polymerase sigma factor codes for MAVAEKQPDRENQLLRDFTRGEEEAVRKVRRWILDVLHSARLNIPYDEKEDLVQDTLLSLIRTTSKEGFRIRNDLRSLTHRIAAARAIDWIRRRRFNIPIPESLASWDPDPEDQLYRKEMLARLRIALNDLSASCKDLIRQRFLEEKSYRQISEEYGEASIGALRTRMYECVRIARRLVGRKPLKA; via the coding sequence ATGGCAGTAGCAGAAAAGCAACCGGACAGGGAAAATCAGCTTCTTCGTGACTTTACGCGAGGCGAGGAGGAAGCGGTTCGCAAGGTTCGACGCTGGATTCTGGATGTCCTGCACTCCGCCCGCCTGAACATTCCTTATGATGAAAAGGAAGATCTGGTTCAGGACACCCTGCTCAGCCTCATTCGCACGACCAGCAAAGAGGGGTTCAGGATTCGCAACGATCTGCGATCCCTTACGCACCGCATCGCCGCGGCCCGGGCCATCGACTGGATCCGCCGACGCCGTTTCAACATTCCCATTCCCGAGTCACTGGCCTCCTGGGATCCCGACCCGGAAGATCAACTCTATCGCAAGGAAATGCTCGCCCGCCTGCGCATTGCTCTCAACGACCTCAGCGCGTCCTGCAAGGACCTGATTCGCCAGAGGTTTCTGGAAGAAAAGAGCTATCGGCAGATTTCCGAGGAATACGGCGAGGCCAGCATCGGCGCGCTTCGCACCCGCATGTATGAATGTGTCCGCATTGCAAGAAGGCTCGTGGGTCGCAAACCGCTCAAGGCCTGA